The genomic DNA CGCCGGGGCAGTGGGCTCATCCCCAGCGTGGCGGTGTTCGATCCCCAATTGTTGCTTCGGGCAACCGTCTAGGAGGACTCTAATCCCATTTGAAGGAGCCAACTAATTGCCAAAACGTGACCGGCCGCCCCAGGCGCTCCGAAGTTAGGGTGACCTTGGTGAAAAGCCTGGTCGGGACAGGGGCTGGGTGAATGCATTCAGAGACAACGCGGGGATGGTGTCATGGACGTTGAAGTTGACTGGAAAGTGCTGCAGGACAAGGCGATAGAGGTCTCCAGGCGGGCATATGCCCCGTATTCGCATTTTCCGGTCGGGGCGGCTGCCCTAGTCGACGACGGGCGAATTGTCTCCGGATGCAATGTGGAGAATGTCTCATATGGCCTGGGTCTCTGTGCGGAGTGTGCTGTGGTCTGCGCCCTGCATTCCAGCGGTGGTGGACGGCTGCTGGCGCTGGCGTGTGTGGCCGCCGACGGCGAACTCCTGATGCCCTGCGGGCGGTGCAGGCAGGTGCTCTTCGAGCACGGCGGGGCGCAGATGCTGATCGCCCATCCGGCCGGCCCGAAGCGGCTGGCGGAACTGCTGCCCGACGCCTTCGGGCCCGACGACATGGAGCGTGTAACACCGTGACCCAGTTCACATTCGATGCGCCCACGGTCATCCGGACCAAGCGCGACGGCGGCCGGCTCAGCGACGCGGCGATCGACTGGGTGATCGACGCCTACACCCGCGGAGTCGTCGGGGACGAGCAGATGGCGGCGCTGCTGATGGCCATCTTCCTGCGCGGGATGGACCGCGCGGAGATCGCCCGCTGGACCGCGGCGATGATCGACTCGGGCGAGCGGCTGGACTTCTCCGACCTGAACCTCAAGCTGGTCGACAAACATTCCACCGGCGGGGTGGGCGACAAGCTGACGATCCCGCTGGTGCCCGTTGTCGCCGCCTGCGGGGCCGCCGTGCCCCAGGCGGCCGGGCGCGGGCTCGGGCACACCGGCGGCACCCTGGACAAGCTGGAGTCCATTCCGGGATTCACCGCGGAGATCGGCAAAGCTCAAGTGCGCCAACAGCTGTGCGAGGTCGGCGCCGCCATCTTCGCCGCCGGTGACCTGGCCCCGGCCGACCGCCTGATCTACGCACTGCGCGACGTCACCGCCACCACCGAATCGCTGCCGTTGATCGCCAGCTCGATCATGAGCAAGAAGCTGGCCGAGGGCGCCGACGCGCTGGTGCTCGACGTCAAGGTCGGTTCGGGGGCATTCCTGAAGACGGAGGAGGAGTCCCGGGAGCTGGCGCGCACCATGGTCGCGCTGGGGCAGGCCCACGGGGTGCCCACCCGGGCGGTGCTGACCGACATGGCGGTGCCGCTGGGCCGAGCGGTCGGCAACGCCGTCGAGGTCGCCGAGTCGCTGGAGGTGCTGGCCGGTGGCGGGCCTGCCGACGTGGTGGAGCTGACGGTGGCACTGGCCCGCGAGATGCTCGACCTGGTGGGTCTGCACGGCCGCGACCCCGCCGACACCCTGCGCGACGGCACGGCGATGGACAGCTTCCGTGCCCTGGTGGCCGCCCAGGGCGGGGACGCCACCGCCGCGCTGCCGGTGGCCCGGCACTCCGAGACCATCACCGCACCGCGAGGCGGCACAATGGGGGACATCGATGCATTGGCGGTGGGCATGGCGGTGTGGCGGCTCGGCGCGGGACGTGCGGTCCCCGGTGAGCGGGTGCAGGCCGGGGCGGGGCTGCTGATGCACCGCCGACCCGGAGAAGCCGTGGCCGCCGGTGACCCGCTGTTCACCTTGTTCACCGACACTGCCGAACGGTTCGGTCCGGCCGTGGCCGAACTCGACGGTGCCTGGAGCGTGCAGGACCAGGCGCCACCGACACGACCCCTGCTCATCGATCGGATCGAGTCATGACAACTCCACTCACGCTGGACAACATCCGCCGCGCCCCCAAGGCCCTGCTGCACGACCACCTCGACGGCGGGTTGCGGCCGTCGACGGTGCTGGAGATGGCCAACGAGATCGGCCACGAGCTGCCCGCCGACGACGTGGACGGCCTGGCCACCTTCTTCCGCACCGCCGCACACTCCGGGTCGCTGGTGCGCTATCTGGAACCGTTCGCCCACACCGTGGCCGTCATGCAGACCCCGGAAGCCCTGCACCGGGTGGCCTTCGAGGCCGTGCAGGACCTGGCCGCCGACTCGGTGGTCTACGCCGAGATCCGCTTCGCCCCCGAACTGCACATCGACAACGGCCTGTCCCTGGACGCCGTGGTCGACGCGGTGCTGGCGGGCTTCGCCGACGGCGAGAAGGCCGCCGCGGCCGACGGCAAGACCATCACCGTGCGCTGCCTGGTGACCGCGATGCGCCACGCCGCCCGGTCCCGGGAGATCGCGGAGTTGGCCATCCGGTTCCGGGACAAGGGAGTGGTGGGCTTCGACATCGCGGGAGCCGAGGCCGGATACCCTCCCACCCGTCACCTCGACGCCTTCGAGTACATGCGGAACAACAACGGGCGCTTCACCATTCACGCGGGTGAGGCCTTCGGCCTGCCGTCCATCCACGAGGCCATCGCGTTCTGCGGCGCCGACCGGCTGGGCCACGGCGTACGCATCGTCGACGACATCGAAGCCCTGCCCGAGGGCGGTGCCAAGCTGGGCCGCGTCGCCGGCATCGTCCGGGACAAGCGCATCCCGCTGGAGCTGTGCCCGAGCTCGAACGTCCAGACCGGCGCCGTCGCCAGCATCGCCGAGCATCCCTTCGCCGAACTGGCTCGGCTGCGCTTCCGGGTCACGGTGAACACCGACAACCGGCTGATGAGCGACACCACCATGAGCCAGGAGATGCTGCGGCTGGTGGAGGCCTTCGGTTACGGCTGGAGCGACCTGGAGCGGTTCACCATCAACGCGATGAAATCGGCCTTCCTGCCGTTCAACGAGCGGCTGGCCATCATCGACGAGATCATCAAGCCGCGCTACGCCGTCCTCGTCGGGTGATTTGTGGAGTCTTTCCGGTGCTGGGCGCCGGTGAGACTCCGCAAATCACTCACTCGCGGCGCAGGCGGGTGTCCAGGAAGCGCTCGAGGCGCTCGAAGCCCTCGACGGCCTTGGTGTAGGGCGCGCCGGGCTTGTCCGCGGCCGCCGGGTCCTCCACGTGGGCGACGAACTGCCCCAGCGGGGTATCGGCGGCCAGGGTCTTGTCCACCGTGTCGTCCCCGGAGTAGTCGCCGACGTCCTGGAGCAGCTCGACGGCCAGGGCCAGCTGATCGCGGTCGATGCCCTCTGGGCCCTCGGCGATCTCCTCCGACAGTCCGGTGAGCACATAGACGTTCTCGTCGGTGACGCTGACGTCCAGCGAGCCGTCCACCGCGGCGGTGCGGATGTCGTCGTAGGTGCTCAAGTCCGAGAGGTCGTGGTCGTGCTCGTCGGCCAGGTAGCGGGCCAGCGCCCGCTCGGAGGTGAAGACGCTGATGCGGCCGTTGCGACCGAGGAACAGCGGGCGGTCATCGAAGTAGCAGCGCAGGGTGAAGAAGGTCCCCGAGCTGGTCATCAGCTGAACCGGATCGATGCCGACCTTGGCCCAGAAGTCATCGTCGCCGCCGAGTGCACCGGCGCTCTCGGCCTCGGCGGCCAGCACCTCGTCCTCGGGGTCAACCTCGTCGTCGAGAACGCCGTCGTCGACGCCCTCGGCGCCGTCCTCGGCCACCAGCTCGTCCTCGGGCTCTTCGGGTGCCGGTGCGGCCAGCTCCTCGGTGGCCGCGGCCACCAGCTTCTCGTCGACATCCGGGGTGGTGATGATGTCGTCGATCGCGGCGATGATGCCGTCCCAGTTGCGCCCCACGATCGCGGCGATGTTGTTCCAGCGCTTGAGGCCGGCTTTGCCGCTGAATTCGTCCAGCCCGCCGTTGACGCCGCTGAGCGCGGGGTTGCCGTTGAAGAACTTGGTGACCGCGGGCAGCTCGCACACCGACCCGATGGACGACACGATGGCCAGCGTGCGGGCCAGGGTGGCCACCGACTCCTCGGTGGGCTTGTCGGCCAGCAGCTCTTCCACGGCGATCAGGTCGAACTGCCGATCCTCGCCCGGATCGAAGCGGTGTGCATTGGCCTCGACCAGCTGCGGCCACGCCGGGTGGTCGGACAGATCGTTGGGGGCGCCGCCGCGCACGAACGCCGCCAGCTCCGCCGGTCCGGGCAGGCCGTAGAGATCGTCCTCGTCACCCAGCAGCGCCTCCCACTCGTCGCCGGCATCGCGCCAGCGGGGCGCCCACACAGTGTAGAAATCGCCCGCGGTCAGGGTGAGTCGGATCGGCACAAGCTCAGCAGCCATGCGGCACAGGATAACGACGTGCCCTGGGGAGTCCGCGACGCCCGTGCGCAAACCACGTCGACGGCGCGGCGTTTTGCCCGCGGGCGCGCACGCTCGGCGGGAGTTCTCTAGGGTTGCGGCCTATGGATGTGCGGGTCGTCGATCACCCCCTGGCCGCGGCGCGGCTGACCACGCTGCGAGACGAGCGCACCGACAACGCCGGCTTCCGTGCCGCGTTGCGCGACCTCACGCTGATGCTGGTCTACGAGGCCACCCGCGACGCCCCCCGGGCGGCCATCAATGTGCGCACGCCGCTGATGGACACCACGGGCCACCGCCTGGCCTCGCCGCCGCTGCTGGTCCCGGTGCTGCGGGCCGGCCTCGGCATGGTGGATCAGGCGCACGCACTCATCCCCGAGGCCAAAGTCGGCTTCATCGGGGTCGCCCGCAACGAGGAGACCCACCAACCCACGCCGTACCTGGAATCGCTGCCCGATGACCTGAGCGAGCAGCCGGTCTTCGTCTTGGATCCCATGCTCGCCACCGGGGGGTCGATGGTGCACGCACTGGGGTTGCTGCAATCGCGGGGCGCCGTGGACATCACGCTGCTGTGCGTGGTGGCCGCCCCGGAGGGGGTGGCCGCCGTAGAGGCGGCGGCGCCACAGGTGAGGCTCTACACCGCCACCATCGACGACGGTCTCAACGAGGTGGCCTACATCGTCCCGGGCCTCGGCGACGCGGGTGATCGCCAGTTCGGTCCCCGCTGAGTGCGACGATTCCTGTTCTGGACCACGGCCGTCGCGCTGGTGATCGTGACCGTGGCCGGGGTGGCCGGGTACGCGCTGTTCACCCGTCCGCATGTCGACCCGCTGACCAAGGCGGACGCCATCGTGGTGCTCGGCGGCGATCAGGACGGCCGCATCGACTACGGACTGGAGCTGGCCCGGCAGGGTTATGCCGACACCCTGGTGATCGCCGACTCCTACCCGCCGGACTACCCGGTGATCCGGCGGGCCTGCGCATCGGGCACGGCGCGCATCGAGGTGGTGTGCTTCGTCCCCGACCCCTGGACCACGCTGGGCGAGGCGATGTTCGCCTCCGCCATGGCCCGGGAGCGCGGCTGGACGCACCTGATCGTGGTGTCCTGGAACTTCCACATGGTGCGGGCCCGCTACATCTTCGAGAAGTGCTTCGGCGGTGAGTTGACCATGCACCCGGTGCCCCGGGCCTACGACTACAGCGTCCCGTATTGGGCCTATGTGTACGCCTACCAGTACGCGGCACTGGCCAAGGCGGCCACGCTGCCCTGTTGACGGGACGGCTCAGTCGCTCCCGGGCCTGCCGGGTTTGCGACGGTGCTCGTCCATCATCGGGGTGTCCGCCACCACCGGGTAGTCGCCGGTGATGCCGATCCGGGCGGCCGAGATCGCCATCACCTTGGCGCGCACCGCATACCAGCCGGCGATCAGGGCGGGCACGATGACGGCGAGAGCGACGGCGTTCCAGTAGTTCTCGTAGCACATCAGGACGGTGACGGCCGCCAGGAAGACCAGGGTCGCGTAACTGGTGTACGGCGAGAGCGGCATTCGGAACGAGGGGCGGGTCAAGATGCCCTTCTTCTCCCACCGGTGCAGCTGGATCTGGCAGGCCACGATCATGCCCCAGGTCGAGATGATGCCCAGAGCCGAGAGATCCAGTGCGATGTTGAACGCCTCGGCCGGCACCACGAGGTTGAGCCCGACACCGAACAACGTGATCAGACCGGTCAGTGCGATCCCGCCGAACGGCACCCCGTTCTTGTTCATCTTGCCGGTGAACTGCGGCGCGCTGCCGTTGAGCGCCAATGAGCGCAGGATGCGGCCGGTGGAGTACAGGCCTGCGTTGAGGCTCGACAGGGCGGCGGTGAACACCACCAGGTTCATCATGCCGCCCGCGGCGGGCACCCCGATGCTGGAGAAGAACGTGACGAACGGGCTCTCGCCCGCCTTGTAAGCGGTGTAAGGCAGCAGCAGCGCCAGCAGGATCAGCGAACCCACGTAGAACACCGCAATCCGCACGATCACCGCATTGATGGCGCGCGGCATGATCTTGGCCGGATTCTCGGTCTCGCCAGCGGCGGTACCCACCAGTTCCACTGCGGCGTAGGCGAAGATCACCCCGGAGGTGACGATCACCAGCGCGAACAAGCCTTGCGGGAACAGTCCGCCGTTGTCGGTCAGGATGCCGAATCCGGTTGGCTGGTCCTGTATCTCGAAGCGGCCGGCCAGGAACACGGTGCCGACGATGAGGAAGAGCACCAGCGCCGCCACCTTGATCAGGGCTGCCCAGAACTCCATCTCGCCGAACAGTTTCACCGAGATGACGTTCATTGCCATCACCACCGCCAGGGCCACCAGCGCGATCACCCACTGCGGGATGGCCTGGAACATGCTCCAGTAGTGGGTGTAGAGGGCGATGGCGGTGACGTCGACGATCGCGGTCATCGCCCAGTTGAAGAAGTAGAGCCACCCGGTGACGTAAGCCGTTTTCTCGCCGAAGAATTCGCGTGCGTAGGACACGAACGCGCCAGAGGACGGTCGGTGCAACACCAGTTCGCCGAGCGCGCGCAGGATGAAGAAGACGAAAACGCCGCAGACGGCGTACACCAGGAACAGCCCGGGCCCGGCGCTGTTGAGCCGACTGCCCGCGCCCATGAACAGCCCGGTGCCGATGGCGCCACCGATGGCGATCATCTGGATCTGCCGGGGTTTGAGGCCTTTGTGGTAGCCCTCTTCCTCGTGGGCCAGCGCTGAGTTGTCGTAGCCCGTGGCAGGCGCGGTGCTCATGGTTCACCTCGGGATCGTCAGGAGCGGACGCACGCCGGTGTGCAGGGACTCCAGAGGTGTTCCCCACCGCAGGTGAACCCCGGTAAACCCTGGGTAAGGTGTCGTTACCCGGACCTGTCAGTTGGCTGTGAGCAGCGCGGAGACCTCCGCGCCGGCCTCGGCGAGCAGGGTGGCGGCCAGGGTGCGGGCCCCGGCCACATCGGCCTGCGGGGGCAGGGCCACTTCCAGATACCCCTTGATCTTGGGCTCCGTCCCAGACGGTCGGATGGCCACTCGCACGGACTCGCCGGTGAAGACCAGCGCATCGGTGCGCTGGTCGCCGCGCCGGTCCAGCAGGTCTTCGACGTTGACGTCGATACCGGCCAGCTGTGCCGGCGGGTGGGCCCGCAACCGGGTCATCACCGCCGGGGCATCATCGACCCGTTCGGTGGCGGCGGCGGTGGCGTGCACCCCGTGCCTGCGAGCCAGGCCGTCCAGGGCCTCGGGGACCGAGCTGTGCGCGGCCTTCAACGCCGACACCAGGTCGCAGGCCAGTACTGCTGCGCTCACGCCGTCCTTGTCGCGCACCGCCGCCGGATCCACACAGTGCCCGATGGCCTCCTCGTAGGCGTACACCAGAGCGTCGTCGGCGGCTCGCGCCAGCCATTTGAACCCGGTCAGGGTCTCCACGTGCCGGGCGCCGTGCGCGGCCGCGATGTGCGCCAGCAGCCGCGAGGACACCACGGTGCTGGCCACCACCGCATCGTCACGGTGTTGCGTGGACAGCACGTAATCGCCCAGCAGCCAGCCGGTTTCGTCACCGGAGAGCATCCGCCAGCCGTCGTGGGTGGGGATTCCCGCCGCGCACCGGTCGGCGTCGGGGTCCAGGGCGATGGCGATGTCGGCGTCGACCTCGCCCGCCAGCGCCAACAGGGCGTCGGTGGCGCCCGGCTCCTCGGGGTTGGGGAAGGTGACGGTCGGGAAGTCGGGGTCAGGCCAGAACTGGGTCTCGACGGTGTGGACGTCGGTGATACCGGCGCGGCGCAGCACCTCCAGGGCCACCGTGCCGCCCACGCCGTGCAGCGGCGTCAGCGCCACCCGCACCGGGCCCGCGGAGCGCCGCACGCCGGCCGCCCGCTCCAGATAGGTCTGCACGATCCCGGTGTCGCTGGGCTGCACCGCAACTCGCTTGATGGCCGGCGGAGCCTGCTGCATCGCCGCCTCGATCTCGCGGTCGGTGGGGGAGATGATCTGCATGCCACCGTCGAGGTAGACCTTGTAGCCGTTGTCGCCTGCCGGGTTGTGCGACGCGGTGATCTGCACCCCCGCGGCGGCGTGCAGGTGCCGGACCGCGAACGCCAGCACCGGGGTGGGCAGCGCGTCGGGCAGCAACAGCACCGAAAACCCGGCGGCGGCGAAGACCTCGGCAGTGGCCAGCGCGAAATCGTCGGAGTTGTGCCGGGCATCGCGGCCCACCACCACGGTGGATCCGGCCAGGCACCGATCGGTCAGGACCCGGGCCAGTGCCCACGTGGCGCGCTCGACGTTTTCGATGTTCATCCCGTCGGGCCCGTCGCGCATGGGGCCGCGCAGTCCCGCGGTGCCGAAGGTGATCACGTCGCTGATTGTGCCGCCTCGCTGTCGGCGAGCTTGCGCAGCACCGGCGCCACGATCATCAGCAGGTCGTACTCCAGTTCGCTGAGGCTCTCGCGCATGGCGGCCTCGAGCCACTGGTCCCGCTCGGCGCGGTCCTCGGCAAGGAGCCGCTCGCCTTCGGCCGTGATCTCGATGAGCTGGCGGCGACGGTCCTCGGGATCCGGACTGCGGGAGACCAGCGCGCGCAGCACCAGTTCGTTGAAGCTGTCGGTCAGTGACTGCACCCGCACCTGCAAGCGGGCGGCGATCTCGGCAGGTGTGGTGACGCCGGCGCGGCTGGCGTCGCCGAGGATCTGCATCTGGGTGAGCGTCAGCCCGGTGTCGAGACGGTGGCGGCGCATCTGCCTGGCCAGCGCCATGACCGATTCACGCAGTTCGGTTGCTGCGGGTCCACGTCCGTGCATCACCAAGTTATACCTTGGTAATTGCGGAT from Mycolicibacterium tokaiense includes the following:
- a CDS encoding MarR family winged helix-turn-helix transcriptional regulator is translated as MHGRGPAATELRESVMALARQMRRHRLDTGLTLTQMQILGDASRAGVTTPAEIAARLQVRVQSLTDSFNELVLRALVSRSPDPEDRRRQLIEITAEGERLLAEDRAERDQWLEAAMRESLSELEYDLLMIVAPVLRKLADSEAAQSAT
- a CDS encoding amino acid permease gives rise to the protein MSTAPATGYDNSALAHEEEGYHKGLKPRQIQMIAIGGAIGTGLFMGAGSRLNSAGPGLFLVYAVCGVFVFFILRALGELVLHRPSSGAFVSYAREFFGEKTAYVTGWLYFFNWAMTAIVDVTAIALYTHYWSMFQAIPQWVIALVALAVVMAMNVISVKLFGEMEFWAALIKVAALVLFLIVGTVFLAGRFEIQDQPTGFGILTDNGGLFPQGLFALVIVTSGVIFAYAAVELVGTAAGETENPAKIMPRAINAVIVRIAVFYVGSLILLALLLPYTAYKAGESPFVTFFSSIGVPAAGGMMNLVVFTAALSSLNAGLYSTGRILRSLALNGSAPQFTGKMNKNGVPFGGIALTGLITLFGVGLNLVVPAEAFNIALDLSALGIISTWGMIVACQIQLHRWEKKGILTRPSFRMPLSPYTSYATLVFLAAVTVLMCYENYWNAVALAVIVPALIAGWYAVRAKVMAISAARIGITGDYPVVADTPMMDEHRRKPGRPGSD
- a CDS encoding thymidine phosphorylase, whose protein sequence is MTQFTFDAPTVIRTKRDGGRLSDAAIDWVIDAYTRGVVGDEQMAALLMAIFLRGMDRAEIARWTAAMIDSGERLDFSDLNLKLVDKHSTGGVGDKLTIPLVPVVAACGAAVPQAAGRGLGHTGGTLDKLESIPGFTAEIGKAQVRQQLCEVGAAIFAAGDLAPADRLIYALRDVTATTESLPLIASSIMSKKLAEGADALVLDVKVGSGAFLKTEEESRELARTMVALGQAHGVPTRAVLTDMAVPLGRAVGNAVEVAESLEVLAGGGPADVVELTVALAREMLDLVGLHGRDPADTLRDGTAMDSFRALVAAQGGDATAALPVARHSETITAPRGGTMGDIDALAVGMAVWRLGAGRAVPGERVQAGAGLLMHRRPGEAVAAGDPLFTLFTDTAERFGPAVAELDGAWSVQDQAPPTRPLLIDRIES
- a CDS encoding cytidine deaminase, which codes for MDVEVDWKVLQDKAIEVSRRAYAPYSHFPVGAAALVDDGRIVSGCNVENVSYGLGLCAECAVVCALHSSGGGRLLALACVAADGELLMPCGRCRQVLFEHGGAQMLIAHPAGPKRLAELLPDAFGPDDMERVTP
- a CDS encoding adenosine deaminase, which encodes MTTPLTLDNIRRAPKALLHDHLDGGLRPSTVLEMANEIGHELPADDVDGLATFFRTAAHSGSLVRYLEPFAHTVAVMQTPEALHRVAFEAVQDLAADSVVYAEIRFAPELHIDNGLSLDAVVDAVLAGFADGEKAAAADGKTITVRCLVTAMRHAARSREIAELAIRFRDKGVVGFDIAGAEAGYPPTRHLDAFEYMRNNNGRFTIHAGEAFGLPSIHEAIAFCGADRLGHGVRIVDDIEALPEGGAKLGRVAGIVRDKRIPLELCPSSNVQTGAVASIAEHPFAELARLRFRVTVNTDNRLMSDTTMSQEMLRLVEAFGYGWSDLERFTINAMKSAFLPFNERLAIIDEIIKPRYAVLVG
- a CDS encoding phospho-sugar mutase encodes the protein MARGRHAREPQRTGVRPADDRGAGAAQARRQRGGTISDVITFGTAGLRGPMRDGPDGMNIENVERATWALARVLTDRCLAGSTVVVGRDARHNSDDFALATAEVFAAAGFSVLLLPDALPTPVLAFAVRHLHAAAGVQITASHNPAGDNGYKVYLDGGMQIISPTDREIEAAMQQAPPAIKRVAVQPSDTGIVQTYLERAAGVRRSAGPVRVALTPLHGVGGTVALEVLRRAGITDVHTVETQFWPDPDFPTVTFPNPEEPGATDALLALAGEVDADIAIALDPDADRCAAGIPTHDGWRMLSGDETGWLLGDYVLSTQHRDDAVVASTVVSSRLLAHIAAAHGARHVETLTGFKWLARAADDALVYAYEEAIGHCVDPAAVRDKDGVSAAVLACDLVSALKAAHSSVPEALDGLARRHGVHATAAATERVDDAPAVMTRLRAHPPAQLAGIDVNVEDLLDRRGDQRTDALVFTGESVRVAIRPSGTEPKIKGYLEVALPPQADVAGARTLAATLLAEAGAEVSALLTAN
- a CDS encoding primosomal protein, giving the protein MAAELVPIRLTLTAGDFYTVWAPRWRDAGDEWEALLGDEDDLYGLPGPAELAAFVRGGAPNDLSDHPAWPQLVEANAHRFDPGEDRQFDLIAVEELLADKPTEESVATLARTLAIVSSIGSVCELPAVTKFFNGNPALSGVNGGLDEFSGKAGLKRWNNIAAIVGRNWDGIIAAIDDIITTPDVDEKLVAAATEELAAPAPEEPEDELVAEDGAEGVDDGVLDDEVDPEDEVLAAEAESAGALGGDDDFWAKVGIDPVQLMTSSGTFFTLRCYFDDRPLFLGRNGRISVFTSERALARYLADEHDHDLSDLSTYDDIRTAAVDGSLDVSVTDENVYVLTGLSEEIAEGPEGIDRDQLALAVELLQDVGDYSGDDTVDKTLAADTPLGQFVAHVEDPAAADKPGAPYTKAVEGFERLERFLDTRLRRE
- a CDS encoding YdcF family protein, which produces MRRFLFWTTAVALVIVTVAGVAGYALFTRPHVDPLTKADAIVVLGGDQDGRIDYGLELARQGYADTLVIADSYPPDYPVIRRACASGTARIEVVCFVPDPWTTLGEAMFASAMARERGWTHLIVVSWNFHMVRARYIFEKCFGGELTMHPVPRAYDYSVPYWAYVYAYQYAALAKAATLPC
- the upp gene encoding uracil phosphoribosyltransferase; the protein is MDVRVVDHPLAAARLTTLRDERTDNAGFRAALRDLTLMLVYEATRDAPRAAINVRTPLMDTTGHRLASPPLLVPVLRAGLGMVDQAHALIPEAKVGFIGVARNEETHQPTPYLESLPDDLSEQPVFVLDPMLATGGSMVHALGLLQSRGAVDITLLCVVAAPEGVAAVEAAAPQVRLYTATIDDGLNEVAYIVPGLGDAGDRQFGPR